A single region of the Pseudomonas solani genome encodes:
- a CDS encoding YheV family putative zinc ribbon protein translates to MSEGPVNVTKKRFIAGAVCPACSEQDRIQMWDEDGVPHRQCVACGYADTLNAQGQSVPKELGTRVNKAVPKPADPKVQGVQFFPNPKLKKPSE, encoded by the coding sequence ATGAGCGAAGGCCCCGTGAACGTCACCAAGAAACGCTTCATCGCCGGTGCCGTGTGCCCGGCGTGCAGCGAGCAGGACCGCATCCAGATGTGGGACGAGGACGGCGTACCGCACCGCCAGTGCGTGGCCTGCGGCTATGCCGATACCCTCAACGCCCAGGGCCAGTCCGTGCCCAAGGAGCTGGGGACGCGGGTCAACAAGGCTGTGCCCAAGCCGGCCGACCCCAAGGTCCAGGGCGTGCAGTTCTTCCCCAATCCCAAGCTGAAGAAACCCAGCGAGTGA